tccccttggggagcagtgggcagcagcggcgccgcgcccgggaatcattttggtgatttaacccccaactccaacccttgatgctgagtgccaagcagggaggtaatgggtcccatttttatagtctttggtatgactcggctgggatttgaactccaacctaccgatctcagggcggatataaaagctaaaatgtctcttaaagctctgcccctttaattagtgcatactaaatcatttaactttagcctactactacaaccatattatttaccagcaacataaagtgaaacagaggcagaggtgtcctgccacagtcagtaacaaataaacagaaaacagtagtggtcaaatacaaataaggcaacaagagaagtatcctacacttctcttttgtaaagtaaatctgaacagcctatatgggcatctacatcgactatatgatttgcctgagaagctggacaggacaaaaaaacaaaaaatttttatttgtggcggacgtaattctttcgtggcgggccgccacaaataaatgaatgtgtgagaaacactgtagcctactatcaaaatgactgtgtcgcaggctgacgcaaatcttcgttgacagaaatgttgaaatgtaatatttattctacacatttttacaacattggaaaacattactaaaacggaaGCTTTTCAGAAGGTGaggtaactcctggaaatgactggcttagaatggcctaaggtaaatatgtgtgtgtccaagttgaaggaaatggaaactacaaataaaattacctcaaatattcctaaaatacgaggcatattaatgatgcactatgtacatacagctagcataaatagcattttagcattgattagcttgcagtcatgcactgaccaaatatgtatgattagcactccacacaagtcaataacatcaacaaagctcacctttgtggcttcacgcacagcataaaaagattggtagacaaagaatgagtggcaaAGTATGGCTTTTTGTGGCATCTTTtgaagaaagttgtacatgtaaacaaactacggtgagttcaaggaccgacaaaattaggacaaaacggcgatcgccaaatactctcatcagagaataatgtttaatataaacagtgggatttctaacaattaggaaggtttgtgtcatgatgtccttctacagaaaccataacaaaacaaaaaatatattttttcctcatcttttccataatcatacatttttgaaaaagctccaaggagccactaggaTGGCGCTCAAAAGCCGCGCGATGcctacccctgatctagtggtacgtcaaagaatcactttatttaagtacagtgtgttattttcctatattcaaacagtgttactgttcaaactgtgtgtaatcttacagtggccacaaatattaaacatacttgttaaataaaacctctgccttgtttttaatgaatacttaagcatactaagctactgtattttattgatcgttgttatggtggtacttggagagccaagtgtctgTTGTAGTGACAAAAGTTTGAGAACCCTTACAGTACATAACTAAAGATGTATTTTTCAGgtgatttgtattgcttttttttacttgtaaaaaaaaaaaggaaaataacttGGCAATGAAAAACAACTTCATATAACTTGGAAAAGGTGTCTCAAAAAGCCAAATGTGCAGGATTGCTCTTTTTTTAATGCTTTATGAAGTCGACGTATCGCAACCTATTGTTGTTCAagttctaaatcaggggtgcccaaagtgggggGTGGGGCCAAATTTTACCCGCCAAGTCATTTCGTTTGGCCCACTAAATGGTGGTTCCCCAAatttaatacatatttatacTGGCAAAAAAGAATGAGCAAAACGAGCCAAAAGAAAAAATGTACCATGCCAACATGCTTACAGTTCGCATTAGTTAAATACCTAaatataaactacaaaataccatttgaattcgctaaaaaaaaagctagaatgctaatgttagcaagccaaaatgctaactgtaacatgtggcAAGTACtaaaatacagtacagtatattactgtgtacctgaaaaatgtgtaaatattacaatagcatgctaacgttagcgtgcatcaagtaccaaaatatgactgaggtgtgtgtacacctacaaaattagctaaaaacaaAAATAAGCTTGCATACCAACAATGGCATGGTAACAGGTGTCATACGTCAAGTTTGACCGGGACTTTACTTAGTATGCCAATAAACATCGGTTGGCTGTTGACaagtgttgcgttcaagtgttcaTGACCTCCACCAGGTGCACGGGCCCTTGTTGCCTTGTTGCGGCCTACAAGGTGCTGGCCATGAAGGGTCCGAGTGCTGCAGAGAACCGCCGCCTTCTCGGCCTGCTGGAGGCGGCACTGGTGCGAGAGGCCCGTCTCTGGAAGGTCCCCGTCTCCAAAGGTGGATGCATTCAGGTGTGTGAGGCGTTGGAGTACCTGCTCAGGGAGATTGCATTACACTGTAGAAGTTGTCAAACCTCTCGTCTTCTTGGACTCCTCAGGGTGCTGACATCTTGTCGTCCGAACACCAAGACATGATCGTCTGGCTGAGGGACATGAATAGACGCTTCCAGTTCTGTCCAGAGACCTTCGCGCTGGGGGTGTGTGTCCTCAACAGGCTGCTGGCCACCGTCAAGGTACACACCAATATTTTGCTTGGTgttaaaatgcttggattttggtTGACGTGCGATAAAATGTGACTATTTATTTACAAATTTGTTCACAGACAAGTTTCAtgcaaataccgtaatttccggactataagccgctactttttcccctcgttctggtccctgcggcttatacaacggtgcggcttatttacggcctgttcttctccgacaccgacaaagaggattttggtggttttagtacgcaggaggaagacgatgacacaatgattaaagactgacttttcatataccggtaggctggttattttgataacgtacaggcgagcactttgtattactttgcatcgttgtattatttgtactctgcacgaatgctgttcgccatgtcaaagatgtgaaagtttgattgaatgattgaaagatttattgttaataaatgggacgctttgcgttcccaaacagtcatctctgtcccgacaatcccctccgtggtagcaggaacccctatatactacggtaattacacatcaaaaccctgcggcttatagtcgggtgcggtttatatatggagcaatctgtattttcccctaaatttagctggtgcggcttatagtcaggtgcagcttatagtccggaaattacggtatcaaATTGAATAATAAAGGAAACGGCAAAGAGAAATATAATTGTgattacatttaaaatatttaggctatttgtttttaaacaattacTATATAGAACACAGAGTTTTATCTAATTCAAGGAGAATCTTtaatgatttaattttttttcttattgcTTTCTTTTTCCAATAATGTCAATAGAAAACTTACACAGTCAGTTTTTTAAACATTGTATGGTAAATGTCAAGGATAATAATCCTATACGTTTCTgcactttctttaaaaaatgtgtgtatgtatgtgtatatactgttatacacatatatacagtacaggccaaaagtttggacaccttattatttcaatgcgttttctttattttcatgactatttacattgtagattgtcactgaaggcatcaaaactatgacacttgtgatgtgaaaaccctttcaggtgactacctcttgaagctcatcgagagaatgccaagtgtgtgcaaaacagtaatcagagcaaagggtggctattttgaagaaactagaatataaaacatgttttcagttatttcacctttttttgttaagtacataactccacgtgttcattcatagttttgatgtcttcagtgacaatgtaaatagtccaaacttttggctatatatatatatatacatatatgtatatgtatatatatgtatatgtatatatatgtatgtgtgtatatgaatgaAATAATTTATAACTGCTATGAGTTAATTTtgaagcaatataaaaatatttgagCTATATTCAAAGGGAAGTTAAAAGTTGTGGTGTCCCAAAAGGCTCATTGCCAGATGCATTTTTAACTTATTTGCAAATTATTCACAATAGCAATATCAAACATTtgtattctttcttttttttttactggccaATTGTAGAGAAAAATACTATTGTGTAAAATGAATGCTTAAAGTTATAGCCTTCAATTGTTTAAGCAAGTTTCCCATGGGAAGAAATGTGAAAATGATACCTAATTAAAATTgaggtttttttcttttctttaggcCCAACCAAAATATCTCAAATGCATCGCTTTGACCTCCCTGGTGCTGGCAGCCAAAATCAACGAGGAAGACGAGGTAATGATCTTGTTTGTAAACAAAGACAAACACCCAGGTCAGCGTTATTTGAAAACAACACTTTTATTGGCTGGCTTTGGAAACAGGTGGTGGGTTCAGTTAGCGATCTGGTTGCCGCGAGCGGATGCAACTTTTCAGCGGCGGAGATTGTTCGCATGGAGCGGATCATTCTGGACAAGCTGCAGTGGGACTTGTACACGGCCACGCCCATCGACTTCATTCACATCGTAAGTCGGTGAAGTCGCTCAAGCGGGGGATCGTTCTCTGCAGCCAAGATGTTGCGTAACTTTTGACTTACCCGTCCAAACCTCATCAAACCAAAACCGACTTTGCCAGAGTTTTTCTGCCTGACAATCGCGTCAGACGTCGCGTGATCAGATTTACCTGGCCGGGAAATGCGCTCATCCGCTCGGTGTAATCTCGCCGTGCATCCTCGCGTAAAGATCAGCGCCAGAGTGCTGATCGTTCTTAAAGCCACAACCCATAAAAATGACCCTTTTTCCGTTTCCTGGATTGGACTAATGCCCCTTTTCCACTGCACGGTACCTACTCGCTTCTGCTGCTTTTCCATTAGCAAAAGTGGGCACTGTCCAGTAGGCTGGTGTGATAtataccagtgattctcaaactgatctcgtggtacgccaaataatcacttaaatattcaaacacagtgttactgttcaaactgtgtgtaatgttagaggcctgaaaatattaaatacacttgttaactaaaacctctgccttgtttttgatgaataccCAGGCCTACTACTTTACTGTATCTTAATgttgatcattatggtggtacctaaagagccaagtgttttctgaagtaAAAAAAGTTTCAACAACCACCGATATAAATGGTATCAATTCGGCCGACAATAGAGCTTTTGATACTATCGTTCTACTGTGacgatgcatgttgatgacacattctgctTGTCCCGCAAATTTCACAAGTGAGCGAAGGCTACTATAACTTCCCTCCTCAATGTTTTAAAGTCACTAATCTTCACCTCGGTGGCGGCGGACAAAatgcgtttcttacaagtagtgatgggtaaatgacaACTCAGTGAGTGTTTGGCACACTCAcaagctgtattgacactgcactgatattGTTAGTTTCATAACATTCATCTGCTGGATTGAAGATATTACAAATACAATTAATAGGTAAATTTTTTAGTGAATAGCTGAGTAGAAAGGAATATGAAAGGAGTACAATGAGCCAAATGGTGAACAGAAAAAATACTTACCTTATTTGGCACTGTAAGATCTAAATAATGCCACACTTTAGATTTTCTTTTTCTTAGTTTCAATTAGATCAATGATGGAGACTAAAACCAACACTAATCCTCCGACTTCATTTAGCCGAAAGAAGCAGTTCTTGATTACCACAGTGTGGTGCTTCACAGGCCAAATGACACAGCAGTTGGATCGGtcacaagtttgtttgttttttaagtgaCACACGCATCGAGGCATTATCACTCGTGTTTCATAAGGCGTTGATGTTTCAGTATCATTTGACCCATCATCACTACTTACATGTACtaatatcactggaggacaaggactaGCTAAGCATGCTACAATACGCGCCGTAGAAGGATACATGAAGGCATAGCTAACCGCTAagttagagctcttgaatgtaaacaaaggtgggcggttcgatacaaatacgacagtaatgataccaagtatagtgtcAGTATAttgtcgatactacagtgattggatcgatatttttcattatcacaaaaacttgtcgttgtttacaaactcaataGTATTTTTTACTTTTCTTTAGTAATTTTGCACTACTGGCTTTATTATAAattttgtatgtaataaaattaaaattcaaTCACTTAATTTTCTTGAAAATTTCAAGCAATAATATTAGTATGACTTATAGTGCCCCTGTAACTACCAGTACTTAGTATCGGATCGATACGCACATTTGTAGTATTGGCCAAAAGCAAAACAGAAGGTGGTTAATAGAACATAAattaatcagatattaacagtaaattatgaACCAGTTTAAtactagttttgacaaaataataactggaaatgatgcaatatgttacctCAGACGTCGGCAGCTAcatttgtaaccc
This Entelurus aequoreus isolate RoL-2023_Sb linkage group LG05, RoL_Eaeq_v1.1, whole genome shotgun sequence DNA region includes the following protein-coding sequences:
- the ccni2 gene encoding cyclin-I, translating into MKGPSAAENRRLLGLLEAALVREARLWKVPVSKGGCIQGADILSSEHQDMIVWLRDMNRRFQFCPETFALGVCVLNRLLATVKAQPKYLKCIALTSLVLAAKINEEDEVVGSVSDLVAASGCNFSAAEIVRMERIILDKLQWDLYTATPIDFIHIVSR